A window of the Hordeum vulgare subsp. vulgare chromosome 5H, MorexV3_pseudomolecules_assembly, whole genome shotgun sequence genome harbors these coding sequences:
- the LOC123398144 gene encoding putative CBL-interacting protein kinase 27, whose protein sequence is MEDAAEGKTNVLQGKYELGRVLGHGNFGRVHAARDLRTGRGVAVKVVAKDKVERAGMVEQIKREIAVMKMVSHPNIVELHEVLATRTKIYLALELVRGGELFARISRAGRLREDVARRYFRQLISAVDFCHGRGVYHRDLKPENLLLDEAGNLKVADFGLSALAGHARPDGLLHTACGTPAYVAPEVLGGNGYDGAKADIWSCGVILYVLLVGALPFQDENLMSMYRKMQRGGFLCPSWVSKDARKLIGRLLDPNPSSRITIASLVESPWFKKTSSIPSPLLEPVSSAAARGNGEDKDEPPEALNAFHLISLSAGFDLSPLFDQEPSTGRGTRGGVMRFATREPASGVISRLEGLATGGAMRVTKSGARGVRLEGAERGRKGRLGVAAEFFSVAPSVLVVDVKKDGGDTMEYRSFCSDELRPALKDIVWAAAAAAAASPGDPPAPT, encoded by the coding sequence ATGGAGGACGCTGCGGAGGGCAAGACGAACGTGCTGCAGGGGAAGTACGAGCTGGGGCGGGTGCTGGGGCACGGCAACTTCGGCCGGGTGCACGCGGCGCGGGACCTGCGCACGGGCCGCGGGGTGGCGGTTAAGGTGGTGGCCAAGGACAAGGTGGAGCGCGCCGGGATGGTGGAGCAGATCAAGCGGGAGATCGCGGTGATGAAGATGGTGTCCCACCCCaacatcgtcgagctgcacgagGTGCTTGCCACGCGCACCAAGATCTACCTGGCCCTCGAGCTCGTCCGCGGCGGCGAGCTCTTCGCCCGGATctcccgcgccggccgcctccgGGAGGACGTCGCGAGGCGGTACTTCCGCCAGCTCATCTCCGCGGTCGACTTCTGCCACGGCCGGGGCGTGTACCACCGCGACCTCAAGCCCGAGAACCTGCTCCTCGACGAGGCCGGCAACCTCAAGGTCGCCGATTTCGGGCTCAGCGCGCTCGCCGGCCATGCACGCCCCGACGGGCTGCTCCACACCGCGTGCGGCACGCCGGCATACGTGGCCCCCGAGGTGCTCGGCGGGAACGGCTACGACGGCGCCAAGGCGGACATCTGGTCCTGCGGTGTCATCCTCTACGTGCTTCTCGTCGGCGCCCTGCCGTTCCAGGACGAGAACCTCATGTCCATGTACCGCAAGATGCAGCGCGGCGGCTTCCTCTGCCCGTCGTGGGTCTCCAAGGACGCCCGGAAGTTGATCGGCAGGCTTCTCGACCCCAACCCGAGTAGCCGCATCACGATCGCCAGCCTCGTCGAGTCACCGTGGTTCAAGAAGACGTCGTCCATTCCGAGCCCCCTCTTGGAGCCCGTGTCATCAGCGGCCGCGCGCGGCAACGGCGAGGACAAGGACGAGCCTCCGGAGGCGCTGAACGCTTTCCACCTGATCTCCCTCTCCGCGGGCTTCGATCTCTCGCCGCTGTTCGACCAGGAACCTTCGACGGGGCGTGGGACGAGGGGCGGCGTCATGCGGTTCGCGACGCGGGAGCCGGCGAGCGGCGTGATCTCGCGGCTGGAGGGCCTGGCGACCGGCGGTGCAATGCGCGTGACGAAGAGTGGGGCGCGCGGGGTGCGGCTGGAGGGCGCCGAGCGCGGGCGCAAGGGGCGGCTCGGGGTGGCGGCGGAGTTCTTCAGCGTGGCGCCGTCCGTGCTCGTGGTCGACGTCAAGAAAGACGGCGGCGACACGATGGAGTACCGGTCGTTCTGCAGCGACGAACTCCGGCCGGCGCTCAAGGACATCGtgtgggctgctgctgctgccgccgccgcgTCCCCCGGTGACCCCCCTGCCCCCACCTGA